One window of Mus caroli chromosome 11, CAROLI_EIJ_v1.1, whole genome shotgun sequence genomic DNA carries:
- the Itga2b gene encoding integrin alpha-IIb: MAGASCAWHSLWLLQWTPLFLGPSAVPPAWALNLDSVKFSVYAGPNGSHFGFSVDFHKDKHGSVSIVVGAPRALNASQEETGAVFLCPWKVNGGKCNPLLFDLRDETRNLGFQIFQTFKTGQGLGASVASWNDVIVACAPWQHWNVLEKRDEAEKTPVGGCFLAQLQSGGRAEYSPCRANTMSSVYAESFRGDKRYCEAGFSLAVTQAGELVLGAPGGYFFLGLLARVPIENIISSYRPGTLLWHVSNQRFTYDNSNPVFFDGYQGYSVAVGEFDGDPSTTEYVSGAPTWSWTLGAVEILNSYYQPLHRLHGEQMASYFGHSVAVTDVNGDGRHDLLVGAPLYMERRADRKLAEVGRVYLFLQPKGSQALSAPTLLLTGTQLYGRFGSAIAPLGDLNRDGYNDVAVAAPYGGPSGQGQVLIFLGQSEGLSPRPSQVLDSPFPTGSGFGFSLRGAVDIDDNGYPDLIVGAYGASKVAVYRAQPVVMATVQLMVQDSLNPTLKNCVLDQTKTPVSCFNIQMCVGATGHNIPQKLHLKAELQLDLQKPRQGRRVLLLASQQASLTLSLDLGGRDKPICHTTGAFLRDEADFRDKLSPIVLSLNVSLPPEETGGAPAVVLHGETHVQEQTRIILDCGEDDLCVPQLRLTATAGDSPLLIGADNVLELKIEAANDGEGAYEAELAVHLPPGAHYMRALSNIEGFERLVCTQKKENESRVALCELGNPMKKDTRIGITMLVSVENLEEAGESVSFQLQVRSKNSQNPNSKVVMLPVAVQAEATVELRGNSFPASLVVAAEEGDREQDDLDSWISRVEHTYELHNIGPGTVNGLRLLIHIPGQSQPSDLLYILDVQPQGGLLCSTQPSPKVDWKLPTPSPSSIRPVYHQRERRQAFLQGPKPGQQDPVLVSCDGSASCTVVECELQEMVRGQRAMVTVQAMLGLSSLRQRPQEQFVLQSHAWFNVSSLPYSVPVVSLPSGQARVQTQLLRALEERAIPVWWVLVGVLGGLLMLTLLVLAMWKAGFFKRNRPPLEEDEEEE; this comes from the exons CGTGTCCATCGTGGTGGGCGCCCCCAGGGCCCTAAACGCAAGTCAAGAGGAGACTGGAGCCGTGTTTCTGTGCCCCTGGAAGGTCAATGGTGGCAAGTGCAACCCGTTGCTCTTCGACCTCA GGGATGAAACACGAAACCTAGGCTTCCAAATTTTCCAAACCTTCAAGACCGGGCAAGGACTTGGGGCGTCGGTCGCCAGCTGGAATGACGTCATTGTG GCCTGTGCCCCCTGGCAGCACTGGAATGTCCTGGAAAAGCGCGATGAGGCAGAGAAGACTCCGGTAGGAGGCTGCTTCTTGGCTCAGCTCCAAAGCGGGGGCCGCGCAGAGTACTCGCCCTGTCGCGCCAACACCATGAGTTCCGTTTACGCCGAGAGTTTTC GCGGAGACAAGCGATACTGTGAAGCAGGCTTCAGCTTGGCGGTGACCCAG GCTGGGGAGCTAGTGCTTGGAGCCCCTGGAGGCTACTTTTTTTTAG GTCTCCTGGCTCGCGTTCCAATTGAGAACATCATCTCGAGCTACCGCCCGGGTACCCTTTTGTGGCATGTTTCCAACCAGCGCTTCACCTACGACAACAGCAACCCAGTGTTTTTCGACGGTTACCAGG GATATTCGGTAGCCGTGGGCGAGTTCGATGGGGATCCGAGCACTACAG AGTACGTATCGGGTGCCCCCACTTGGAGCTGGACCTTGGGAGCG GTGGAAATTTTGAACTCCTACTACCAGCCCCTGCACCGGCTTCATGGAGAACAG ATGGCTTCATATTTCGGGCACTCGGTGGCAGTCACTGACGTCAACGGGGACGG GAGGCATGACCTACTGGTGGGGGCTCCATTGTATATGGAGAGAAGGGCAGACCGCAAGCTGGCCGAGGTGGGCCGCGTGTATTTGTTTCTGCAGCCTAAGGGCTCCCAAGCTCTGAGCGCACCCACTCTCCTGCTGACTGGCACCCAGCTCTATGGGAGATTTGGATCTGCCATTGCACCCCTGGGTGACCTCAACCGAGATGGCTATAATG atGTTGCTGTGGCTGCCCCCTATGGGGGTCCCAGTGGTCAGGGCCAAGTGCTGATATTCCTGGGTCAGAGTGAAGGGCTGAGTCCACGCCCCTCCCAGGTTCTGGACAGCCCCTTCCCCACAGGCTCTGGCTTTGGCTTCTCCCTTCGTGGTGCTGTAGACATCGATGACAATGGATACCCAG ACCTGATTGTGGGAGCATATGGGGCTAGCAAGGTGGCTGTGTACAG AGCTCAGCCTGTGGTGATGGCCACTGTCCAGCTGATGGTTCAAGACTCCCTGAATCCGACACTGAAGAACTGTGTCCTGGATCAGACCAAGACACCAGTCAGCTG CTTCAACATCCAGATGTGTGTGGGAGCCACAGGACACAACATTCCTCAGAAGCTGC ATCTAAAGGCAGAGCTGCAGCTGGACTTACAGAAGCCCCGTCAGGGCCGCCGGGTGCTCCTGTTGGCTTCCCAACAGGCGAGCCTCACCCTGAGCCTGGACCTGGGTGGAAGAGACAAACCTATCTGCCACACCACGGGGGCCTTCCTTCGG GATGAGGCCGACTTCCGGGACAAGCTGAGCCCAATTGTGCTAAGCCTCAACGTGTCGCTGCCCCCAGAGGAGACTGGAGGAGCCCCTGCCGTGGTATTGCATGGAGAAACTCATGTCCAGGAGCAG ACACGGATCATCCTGGATTGTGGGGAAGACGACCTGTGCGTGCCACAGCTCCGACTCACAGCTACTGC GGGGGACTCCCCACTCCTAATTGGTGCTGACAATGTGTTGGAGCTGAAGATTGAAGCAGCCAATGATGGTGAGGGAGCCTATGAGGCGGAGCTGGCCGTGCACCTGCCTCCAGGTGCCCACTACATGCGGGCTCTCAGCAACATTGAG GGCTTTGAGAGGCTCGTCTGCACtcagaagaaagagaatgagtCCAGGGTGGCCCTCTGTGAGCTGGGCAACCCCATGAAAAAGGACACCCGG ATAGGAATCACAATGCTGGTGAGCGTGGAGAACCTGGAAGAAGCTGGCGAGTCCGTGTCCTTCCAGCTGCAGGTCAGGAG CAAGAACAGCCAGAATCCAAACAGTAAGGTCGTGATGTTGCCTGTGGCAGTCCAAGCTGAAGCCACAGTGGAGCTTCGAGG GaattccttccctgcctccctggtgGTGGCAGCAGAAGAAGGTGACAGGGAACAGGACGACTTGGACAGCTGGATCTCCAGGGTGGAGCACACCTATGAG CTCCACAACATTGGCCCTGGCACTGTGAACGGCCTCAGACTCCTCATCCACATTCCTGGCCAGTCCCAGCCCTCGGACCTACTCTACATCCTGGATGTGCAGCCGCAGGGAGGTCTCCTTTGCTCCACACAGCCATCTCCCAAG GTGGACTGGAAACTACCCACGCCCAGCCCTTCTTCCATTCGTCCTGTCTATCACCAGCGTGAGCGCAGACAGGCATTCCTGCAGGGGCCCAAGCCAGGGCAGCAGGACCCAGTACTggtg AGCTGCGACGGCTCAGCGTCCTGTACGGTGGTGGAATGTGAGCTGCAGGAGATGGTGCGCGGGCAGCGGGCCATGGTCACCGTGCAGGCCATGCTGGGGCTGTCCAGCCTCCGCCAG AGGCCGCAGGAGCAGTTTGTGCTACAGTCGCACGCCTGGTTCAACGTCTCCTCCCTACCTTACTCGGTGCCGGTGGTCAGCTTGCCCAGTGGGCAAGCTCGG GTGCAGACACAGCTGCTTCGGGCCTTGGAGGAGAGGGCCATTCCTGTCTGGTGGGTGCTGGTGGGCGTGCTGGGCGGTCTGCTGATGTTGACCCTGCTAGTTTTGGCCATGTGGAAG GCTGGCTTCTTCAAGCGGAATCGACCGCCtctggaggaagatgaagaggaagagtgA